A genomic window from Bordetella genomosp. 9 includes:
- a CDS encoding recombination protein NinB: MNNRPIRLTPVTRPKVLQSIAAAPDGVYVHIKESKRSLEQNARMWAMLGDVSKQVVWTVNGHAEKLSPEEWKTIITASLREENRMAPGVRGGFVMLGTSTSSMTIKEMTEVIDFLFHFGAEHDVIWSEKVVMPGWIQ; the protein is encoded by the coding sequence ATGAACAACCGCCCGATACGCCTCACCCCCGTCACGCGCCCCAAGGTTCTGCAGTCGATTGCTGCGGCACCTGATGGGGTCTACGTCCACATCAAGGAATCCAAGCGTAGCTTGGAGCAGAACGCACGTATGTGGGCGATGTTGGGCGACGTGTCGAAGCAGGTCGTTTGGACGGTCAATGGTCATGCGGAGAAGCTCTCTCCAGAAGAGTGGAAGACCATCATCACAGCCAGTCTGCGGGAAGAGAACCGCATGGCTCCGGGTGTACGCGGTGGCTTCGTGATGCTTGGGACTTCGACCAGCTCCATGACGATCAAGGAAATGACGGAGGTCATCGACTTCCTGTTCCACTTCGGCGCGGAGCACGACGTCATTTGGTCGGAGAAGGTTGTCATGCCGGGATGGATCCAGTGA
- a CDS encoding Arc family DNA-binding protein, translating into MARARTTGIRLWDQVTLRLPPGMRDQINDLAAENGRSANAEIVARLQASMESAPLSLEAVRQAVREEVRAALVEKHK; encoded by the coding sequence ATGGCACGAGCACGAACTACCGGAATCAGGCTTTGGGACCAGGTGACGCTACGCCTGCCGCCCGGAATGCGCGACCAGATCAACGATCTAGCGGCGGAAAACGGCCGGTCGGCCAACGCTGAGATAGTGGCGCGGTTGCAGGCATCCATGGAGTCTGCCCCGTTAAGCCTGGAGGCCGTGCGCCAAGCCGTCCGGGAAGAGGTGCGGGCTGCGTTAGTTGAAAAGCACAAGTGA
- a CDS encoding Cro/CI family transcriptional regulator — protein MTTLTKQNAIDLFGNGAELARALGFTRSAISQWPHELDKGRSYMVVGAALCHGKVRSRSQLHEFLRVRNSA, from the coding sequence ATGACCACGCTGACTAAGCAAAACGCGATCGATCTGTTTGGCAATGGCGCCGAGCTTGCCCGCGCTCTTGGGTTCACGCGCAGCGCCATTTCTCAATGGCCGCATGAACTCGATAAGGGCCGCAGCTACATGGTCGTGGGCGCTGCTTTGTGCCACGGCAAGGTTCGGTCGCGGAGCCAGCTCCACGAGTTCTTGCGCGTTCGAAATTCCGCCTGA
- a CDS encoding nuclease domain-containing protein → MLGRSRPIRRRRRTPRPTKTLYRNRELLDLAAGQPCLIRVPGVCCGDPATVVACHANESRFGKAKGLKSHDWAAAWGCWMCHQWVDSANNVSKMIRDAYLEDGIKRTRLAIMQLGKWPDEAEAGYQLVFGEAA, encoded by the coding sequence ATGTTAGGCCGCTCCCGTCCTATCCGCCGTCGTCGCCGCACTCCGCGCCCGACAAAGACCCTGTACCGCAATCGCGAACTGCTGGACCTGGCAGCGGGTCAGCCCTGCCTCATTCGCGTCCCTGGTGTCTGCTGCGGCGACCCTGCCACGGTGGTGGCGTGCCACGCAAACGAATCCCGGTTTGGCAAAGCCAAGGGACTGAAGAGCCATGACTGGGCTGCGGCCTGGGGCTGCTGGATGTGTCATCAATGGGTCGATAGCGCTAATAACGTATCAAAAATGATACGTGACGCCTACCTGGAGGACGGCATCAAGCGGACTCGGCTGGCGATCATGCAACTCGGGAAGTGGCCCGACGAGGCTGAGGCTGGCTATCAGCTGGTGTTTGGGGAGGCGGCATGA
- a CDS encoding LexA family transcriptional regulator, translating to MDISLNKHTESWLNRQPVILLTMTSLQERLKEAMAEADGGRGISQSELARRVRVTRSAIAHWVSGAVTELKGENLIATAGALGVNPTWLSRGTGPKVGASAQLAEGKVAVWDRPEDLPEGEERVWIDRWDYRVSAGDGGVQWEIREKAALPFNVAFFQALGSKPANCKLVMVRGDSMEPFLFNRDMVMVDVTKTAVRDGVVYAVLFEDEPLVKQVFKKAGGALMLHSYNSKYPDRDVTVEDMERLQIIGEVVYRSGSGFASN from the coding sequence ATGGATATTTCGCTCAACAAGCATACCGAAAGTTGGCTCAACAGGCAACCGGTTATTCTGCTAACCATGACCTCGTTGCAAGAAAGACTCAAGGAAGCGATGGCCGAAGCCGATGGCGGCAGGGGCATCAGCCAATCCGAATTAGCGCGCCGCGTACGGGTGACGCGAAGCGCCATCGCGCACTGGGTATCCGGAGCGGTGACCGAGCTGAAAGGGGAAAACCTGATCGCCACGGCTGGCGCGTTGGGCGTCAATCCGACTTGGCTAAGTCGTGGGACTGGTCCTAAAGTAGGAGCTTCGGCACAACTAGCAGAAGGGAAAGTGGCTGTCTGGGACCGTCCTGAGGACTTGCCCGAGGGAGAAGAACGCGTCTGGATAGACCGCTGGGACTACAGGGTGAGCGCAGGAGACGGCGGTGTACAGTGGGAAATAAGGGAAAAGGCAGCCCTACCCTTCAATGTGGCCTTTTTCCAGGCGCTTGGGTCCAAGCCAGCCAATTGCAAGCTGGTTATGGTGCGGGGCGATTCGATGGAACCATTCCTGTTTAACAGGGACATGGTGATGGTCGATGTGACCAAAACAGCGGTGAGGGATGGCGTTGTCTACGCCGTGCTGTTCGAAGATGAGCCGCTCGTAAAGCAGGTATTCAAGAAGGCTGGCGGTGCGCTGATGCTGCACTCCTACAACAGCAAGTACCCGGACCGCGACGTAACCGTTGAGGACATGGAGCGGCTACAGATAATCGGAGAAGTCGTCTACCGGTCAGGGTCCGGTTTCGCCTCCAATTGA
- a CDS encoding P63C domain-containing protein, with protein sequence MNEESKPEAKGRAKGGLARAAKLSPEERSEIARRAAQKRYGLKASHRGNFKDQFGIDVECYVIDDAKKTAVISQIGMGQAIGLSSRGNAFPRFLESQAMGPYLGAEIRKKLENPLIFQWRNDGAGPPITIHGYEATLLIDVCQAITKAQAHKALKSHQQKIAHAAAVLLGASAKSGIDGLVYALAGYNRTKEEVIEAYKMYVREEAREYEREFTPELYEEWYRLYGLARPVRGRPWEFRYLTIDHIYKPLARSSGKVFELAKSTKAEHGEATDKIHQFLSEVGVKALRTQIGKITGIATVSNSREEYEKHIQEKVFGQASLRLE encoded by the coding sequence ATGAACGAAGAATCGAAACCTGAGGCCAAAGGCCGAGCCAAGGGAGGGCTTGCGCGGGCCGCAAAGCTATCGCCGGAGGAGCGGAGCGAGATTGCGCGCAGAGCGGCGCAGAAGCGGTATGGTCTGAAAGCATCCCATCGAGGGAACTTCAAGGATCAGTTCGGTATCGACGTTGAGTGCTACGTGATTGACGATGCGAAGAAGACCGCCGTCATCAGCCAGATCGGCATGGGACAAGCCATTGGACTTTCTTCGCGAGGCAATGCGTTCCCGCGCTTCTTGGAAAGCCAAGCAATGGGGCCTTACCTTGGCGCGGAGATTCGTAAAAAACTCGAAAATCCCCTTATTTTTCAATGGCGTAACGATGGCGCGGGACCTCCAATCACGATCCACGGTTACGAGGCGACACTGCTTATAGATGTTTGCCAAGCCATCACGAAAGCACAAGCGCACAAGGCGCTGAAATCGCATCAACAAAAGATTGCGCACGCTGCCGCTGTGCTACTTGGTGCCTCGGCCAAGTCGGGCATTGATGGCTTGGTTTACGCGCTGGCCGGGTATAACCGAACAAAAGAAGAGGTCATCGAGGCATACAAGATGTATGTCCGCGAAGAGGCCAGGGAATACGAGAGGGAGTTCACGCCGGAGCTGTACGAAGAGTGGTACAGGTTATACGGGTTGGCGCGCCCCGTTCGTGGGCGCCCCTGGGAGTTCCGATACCTCACCATCGACCACATTTATAAGCCCCTTGCTCGCAGCTCTGGCAAGGTTTTCGAGCTGGCGAAAAGCACTAAGGCTGAGCACGGAGAGGCGACCGATAAGATCCACCAATTTCTCTCCGAGGTTGGTGTTAAAGCCTTGAGAACTCAGATCGGGAAAATCACCGGTATCGCTACGGTTTCCAACAGCCGCGAGGAGTACGAAAAGCACATCCAGGAGAAGGTGTTCGGTCAAGCTTCACTAAGGCTGGAATGA
- a CDS encoding XRE family transcriptional regulator has protein sequence MTASQQLTYVAPHQLVNKAEVSECQTFRDAVQLAWKHRADKAMTKERFAALIECHPPHVSQWLNPKVYDKHGRRYPDLPAEKLAVAEQVLGNHAMQQFLNRRQGIKLVRYVIDEDTE, from the coding sequence ATGACCGCATCTCAACAACTTACCTACGTAGCACCGCACCAGTTGGTTAACAAGGCGGAAGTCAGCGAATGCCAGACATTCCGCGACGCCGTCCAACTGGCCTGGAAGCACCGGGCAGACAAGGCAATGACGAAAGAGCGCTTCGCCGCGCTGATCGAATGCCATCCGCCTCATGTGAGCCAGTGGCTGAATCCGAAGGTGTACGACAAGCACGGTCGGCGGTATCCCGACCTGCCGGCAGAGAAGTTGGCCGTAGCGGAGCAGGTGCTGGGAAACCACGCGATGCAGCAGTTCTTGAATCGCAGGCAGGGAATCAAGTTGGTGCGGTACGTGATTGACGAGGACACCGAATGA
- a CDS encoding acyltransferase family protein produces MDSHKSNNFDALRIILALIVVGAHVADVTGLPDFQTFRPFFDSDFAVKAFFVVSGFLVMRSYRSSGSLTEFAEKRLRRIYPAYLCAILLCLVIGACLTRLPLGDFLSSPTTWKYFAFNAIFLNFLQPTLPGVFESNPMPAMDGALWTLKIEVALYFCVPVIFWLFKRFRALPVALVIAAASIAWAYFFLSHGSAELARQFPGQLSFFVLGSLLAMDGRIFARAGYIALASGVVFWMARGTPWEPLVQPFFYASLTIFLATGGKMHLSAGRLGDVSYGIYLYHFPIIQALIAVGAFANPWLGLVDAVVLTLTAACLSWHLVERPLLRRSSVGIPAGAQA; encoded by the coding sequence ATGGACAGCCACAAGTCCAACAACTTCGATGCGTTGCGCATCATCCTGGCGCTGATCGTGGTCGGCGCGCACGTGGCCGACGTCACGGGGCTTCCGGACTTCCAAACCTTCCGGCCCTTCTTCGATTCAGATTTCGCGGTCAAGGCATTCTTCGTGGTCAGCGGCTTCCTGGTCATGCGGAGCTACCGCTCCAGCGGATCGCTGACCGAGTTCGCGGAAAAGCGGCTGCGGCGGATCTATCCCGCGTACCTATGCGCGATCCTGCTATGCCTGGTCATTGGCGCCTGCCTGACGCGGTTGCCGCTGGGCGACTTCCTATCTTCTCCTACGACTTGGAAATACTTCGCATTCAACGCGATCTTCCTCAACTTCCTACAGCCGACACTACCGGGCGTCTTCGAGTCCAACCCCATGCCGGCGATGGACGGCGCGCTCTGGACGCTCAAGATCGAGGTGGCTCTGTACTTCTGCGTCCCGGTCATCTTCTGGCTGTTCAAGCGCTTCCGCGCCCTGCCTGTGGCCCTGGTCATTGCCGCTGCCAGCATCGCCTGGGCGTACTTCTTCCTCAGCCACGGCTCCGCCGAACTTGCCCGCCAGTTCCCGGGCCAGCTCTCCTTCTTCGTCCTCGGCTCGCTGCTGGCGATGGATGGGCGGATCTTCGCCAGGGCTGGGTACATCGCCCTCGCGTCTGGGGTTGTCTTCTGGATGGCCCGTGGCACGCCCTGGGAGCCTCTCGTTCAACCGTTCTTCTACGCCAGCTTGACGATCTTCCTGGCGACCGGCGGAAAGATGCATTTGTCGGCCGGCCGGCTGGGCGACGTGTCGTATGGCATTTACCTGTACCACTTCCCCATCATCCAGGCGCTGATTGCCGTAGGTGCGTTCGCCAACCCGTGGCTGGGGCTGGTCGATGCCGTTGTGCTGACCTTGACCGCCGCCTGCCTGTCTTGGCACCTGGTGGAACGGCCTCTCCTTCGCCGCTCATCCGTGGGCATCCCGGCCGGGGCGCAGGCATGA